In one window of Mytilus trossulus isolate FHL-02 chromosome 7, PNRI_Mtr1.1.1.hap1, whole genome shotgun sequence DNA:
- the LOC134725775 gene encoding uncharacterized protein LOC134725775 encodes MSKIMKNHNLQTRKRGVMKDIEDWINEKHKREGESDFDDFMNRSSHKDSRMSGILPENVTEERLLRSRLFELGNERYKFLARFTFEKQQFQDKKVKRINAMKARVMSASSAPGRLGTSVSRQSMMSAKGDMRLRRFNDAEFYDTGERDLPSRARTVHFMPSQSRKPECRVLKASTPMGYHLTGSKLTKTNKFSKFGGAIPGLTNDPRYSFLEKSLSPAYVEGKNKRSVREIVKSIESLHKLPGNGIRKVDMGAKIQTFVKECKLSFSGVVKQQMIARRLVKKSSEITV; translated from the coding sequence ATgagtaaaataatgaaaaatcacAATTTGCAGACCCGAAAAAGAGGTGTGATGAAAGATATTGAAGACtggataaatgaaaaacacaaacgGGAAGGAGAGAGTGATTTTGATGACTTTATGAACCGTAGTAGTCATAAAGATTCTAGAATGTCGGGAATACTCCCAGAGAACGTCACAGAAGAACGGTTACTCAGATCCAGATTATTTGAACTCGGAAATGAACGTTATAAGTTTCTTGCACGATTTACGTTTGAAAAACAGCAGTTTCAGGATAAGAAAGTTAAGCGAATCAATGCAATGAAAGCACGTGTTATGTCAGCGTCGTCTGCTCCAGGTCGTCTTGGAACATCCGTGTCACGACAGTCGATGATGTCGGCGAAAGGTGACATGAGATTACGTCGCTTTAACGATGCAGAATTCTATGACACAGGAGAAAGAGATCTCCCTTCACGCGCAAGAACTGTACATTTTATGCCCTCACAATCAAGAAAACCAGAATGCCGAGTTCTGAAAGCTTCAACGCCCATGGGTTATCATCTTACAGGATCAAAACTAACAAAGACAAATAAGTTCAGTAAATTTGGTGGCGCTATACCGGGACTAACTAATGATCCAAGGTATTCATTTTTGGAAAAGTCATTGTCGCCAGCGTATGTTGAAGGAAAAAACAAAAGATCTGTTCGTGAAATTGTCAAGAGTATCGAGTCTTTACACAAGCTTCCAGGAAATGGAATCAGAAAAGTAGATATGGGTGCAAAAATTCAGACTTTTGTGAAGGAATGTAAACTATCGTTTTCAGGTGTTGTGAAGCAACAAATGATTGCTCGGCGTTTAGTGAAGAAATCTTCTGAGATAACTGTAtag